A section of the Castanea sativa cultivar Marrone di Chiusa Pesio chromosome 12, ASM4071231v1 genome encodes:
- the LOC142618914 gene encoding transcription termination factor MTERF8, chloroplastic isoform X1 — translation MVALLTLFTNPILSSPSSSSSSSVTLLLHPPIPLTTVHFSLSSVSTFHPHEWFLKFSKASRNELKPLFPQLGLRPTKHISIHCSCINSPTNLHTDIGNLFPFFRELGLEDKETELVLDKNPTLALTSLDSIRARVRSLQSLRIDSLTLSYLIIKCPSVLTAEEIDPFICFVRDELENKIEPMQLKHLLTAADPRFLVAFDQKVKLLLDRGVPSEKIGYVLNHVKLAKAVCLRPIEEIDRTITFFSPYGGIDLIVRRPEILNYNLESQLIPRIGFLLDLSGGDKDATGNVVRRLPMILSYSVEHLEGHVEFLRSFAGLNNQQIFKIFLVFPSVVSASKERKLRPRIEFLKQCGLDSNDIFKFLIKAPLFLGLSFDNLNYKLVFLVKIGYKYRTRDMAMAMGSVTRTSCENLRKVIWLFLSYGLSYSDIVSMSTKHPQILQYNHSSLEEKMEYLIEDMGREVGELLAFPAFLGYKLDERIKVRYEAKKKITGEGMSINKLLTVSTKRFSTKKKEKKLLHAVENITCDEAGADNCNLGSTEN, via the exons ATGGTTGCATTGCTCACTTTGTTCACAAACCCAATCctttcttctccatcttcttcttcttcttcttctgttacTCTTCTTCTACACCCTCCAATCCCTCTCACAACTGTTCACTTTTCACTCTCTTCAGTTTCAACTTTCCATCCCCATGAATGGTTCTTGAAGTTCAGTAAAGCCTCAAGAAACGAGCTCAAACCGCTATTTCCCCAACTGGGTCTTCGACCCACTAAACATATCTCAATCCATTGCAGTTGCATCAATTCCCCCACCAATCTTCACACTGATATAG GGAATCTCTTTCCATTCTTCAGAGAGCTTGGACTTGAAGATAAAGAAACTGAATTAGTCTTGGACAAAAACCCAACTCTTGCATTGACATCTTTGGATTCAATACGTGCTCGGGTTCGTTCTTTGCAATCACTTAGAATTGATAGCCTTACACTGAgttacttgattatcaaatgTCCTAGTGTGTTAACAGCTGAGGAAATTGATCCATTTATATGTTTTGTGCGTGATGAATTGGAAAATAAGATTGAGCCTATGCAGCTCAAGCACCTTTTGACTGCCGCAGATCCTAGATTCTTGGTGGCTTTTGATCAAAAGGTTAAATTGCTTCTTGATCGTGGAGTTCCGAGTGAAAAGATTGGTTATGTGCTCAACCACGTCAAGTTAGCTAAAGCAGTGTGTCTTAGGCCAATTGAAGAGATTGATAGGACCATTACTTTTTTTAGCCCATATGGTGGTATTGATTTGATTGTAAGGCGTCCGGAAATTCttaattataatttggaaaGTCAGTTGATACCTAGAATCGGGTTCCTTTTGGATCTTAGTGGGGGAGATAAGGATGCCACAGGGAATGTGGTGCGTAGGCTCCCAATGATTTTAAGTTACAGTGTGGAGCATTTGGAGGGCCATGTAGAGTTCTTGAGGTCGTTTGCTGGCCTAAATAATCAGcaaattttcaagatttttcttGTGTTCCCAAGTGTGGTTAGTGCTAGCAAAGAGCGGAAATTGCGTCCCAGGATAGAGTTTCTCAAGCAATGTGGGTTGGATTCCAACGATATTTTCAAGTTCTTGATCAAAGCTCCCTTGTTTCTAGGCCTTTCATTTGATAACCTCAATTATAAACTAGTGTTTTTGGTGAAGATTGGGTATAAATATAGGACAAGGGACATGGCAATGGCAATGGGATCTGTGACCAGAACAAGCTGTGAGAATTTGCGAAAGGTAATTTGGCTATTCTTGAGTTATGGGTTGTCTTACAGTGACATTGTTTCCATGAGCACGAAGCACCCACAGATACTGCAATACAATCATAGTTCTTTGGAGGAGAAGATGGAGTACTTGATAGAGGACATGGGTCGTGAAGTTGGAGAATTGTTGGCTTTTCCGGCGTTCCTTGGTTACAAGCTTGATGAGAGAATTAAGGTTAGGTATGAGGCAAAGAAGAAGATTACTGGAGAAGGAATGTCAATCAATAAGCTGTTAACTGTTTCAACTAAGAGATTCTCGacgaaaaagaaagagaaaaaattgcTACATGCGGTCGAGAATATAACTTGCGATGAAG CTGGTGCAGACAATTGCAACTTGGGGAGTACAGAAAATTGA
- the LOC142621342 gene encoding uncharacterized protein LOC142621342 isoform X2, with protein MLCSVPPGKSGSSWLDRLRSNKGFPTTSDDDQNNLDHFLLNHNPNPNPNPNPTDSTRSDSGSTQSDQQRFHRNSTHHQQQQQQQQQHKQMYSLMSNVLSELFFMDGVDGDDHIQSSKLSRKKFPRKQTNPKFLTSTTNTNTNNNNNTSPQYVTTPATASFDSNNSLKEVKENNVEEEEEEEEEKKMMKLKNNKKKEKRELVGYSRSEVTVIDTSFVGAWKSEKVVYRRKNVWKVRSFGRKRKRMNGGCDDDDDNDDDNDDPDDDEYENTGGVLKKMKVSGSESIAGSKEGQNPQNDVREEVYKERTNDLNQVPKKRLPFPRSCGKSRKGGSSVILIKGLPTGKKNGEKVNSKCHKDTQR; from the exons atgcTCTGCTCGGTCCCACCCGGCAAGTCCGGCTCCAGCTGGCTCGACCGTCTCCGGTCCAACAAAGGTTTCCCGACAACCTCCGACGATGATCAAAACAACCTAGACCACTTCCTCCTCAACCAtaatccaaacccaaacccgAACCCGAATCCTACCGACTCCACTCGCTCCGACTCTGGCTCCACTCAGTCCGACCAACAACGATTCCACCGAAACAGTACtcatcatcaacaacagcaacaacaacaacaacaacacaaacaaatgTACAGTCTAATGAGCAATGTCTTGTCGGAGCTCTTCTTCATGGACGGTGTTGATGGTGACGATCACATCCAAAGCTCCAAACTTTCCAGGAAAAAGTTTCCCAGGAAACAAACAAACCCCAAATTCCTAACCTCaaccaccaacaccaacaccaacaacaacaacaacactagTCCCCAATACGTGACTACCCCAGCAACAGCGTCGTTTGATTCGAATAATAGTTTGAAGGAAGTGAAAGAAAATAAtgtggaggaagaagaagaagaggaggaggagaagaagatgatgaagttgaagaataataagaagaaggagaagagagagtTAGTGGGGTATTCGAGAAGTGAAGTGACGGTGATTGATACTAGTTTTGTTGGGGCGTGGAAGAGTGAGAAGGTTGTGTATAGGAGAAAGAATGTATGGAAAGTTAGGAGCTTTggaaggaagaggaagagaatgAATGGTGGGtgtgatgatgacgatgataatgatgatgataatgatgatccTGATGATGATGAATATGAAAATACTGGTGGGgttttgaagaaaatgaaagtTTCGGGTTCGGAGTCTATAGCAGGTTCCAAGGAA GGACAGAATCCTCAGAATGATGTGCGAGAAGAAGTTTATAAAGAAAGAACTAACGATCTTAACCAAGTCCCTAAAAAGAG GTTGCCTTTTCCCAGATCATGCGGAAAATCAAGAAAAGGAGGCTCATCAGTTATCCTTATCAAAGGTCTCCCTACTGGcaagaaaaatggagaaaaagttAACAGCAAATGCCACAAGGACACTCAAAGATAA
- the LOC142621190 gene encoding uncharacterized protein LOC142621190 — protein sequence MALIEVLVFLVPICVAFVFGIFIGWVWKPRWAIMGSDKLSYSVSKAFELSFPSSPLASVMSPLNGLRSKGSEAWTLNTGEDKTQSSAPPNEYEDCSMLQPNEQKPNLVNKEDLEHLCQLVEMKDGGPPWKQMMDRSAPNMSYKAWQRDPKHGPPQYRSSTIFEDATPELVRDFFWDDEFRSNWDDMLASSTTIEECPTTGTMIVQWIRKFPFFCKDREYIIGRRIWESGRSYYCITKGVPCTSVPRRDTPRRVDLYYSSWCIRAVESKRGNGQLTACEVLLFHYEDMGIPWELAKLGIRKGMWGAVKKIEPGFRAYQKARASGAPLSQPAFMAQINSKIGPQYLRFLGETENLSETQIASTSDKPSGRNIPKLLIFGGAIILACSLDRGLLTKAVIFGVARRFGNIGNRL from the exons ATGGCTTTAATTGAGGTTTTGGTATTTCTGGTTCCAATATGTGTAGCCTTTGTTTTTGGAATATTCATTGGATGGGTTTGGAAACCCAGATGGGCAATCATGGGGAGTGACAAACTGAGCTATTCTGTGTCAAAAGCCTTTGAATTATCGTTTCCTTCATCACCCTTAGCCTCGGTTATGTCTCCATTAAATGGGTTGAGGTCAAAAGGCAGTGAAGCTTGGACCTTGAATACTGGGGAGGATAAGACACAATCTTCTGCACCACCTAATGAATATGAAGATTGCAG TATGTTGCAGCCCAATGAACAAAAACCTAATTTAGTGAACAAGGAGGATTTAGAACATTTATGCCAGCTTGTAGAGATGAAAGATGGAGGTCCTCCTTGGAAACAAATGATGGATCGTTCTGCGCCAAATATGAGCTACAAAGCATGGCAAAGAGATCCGAAG CACGGTCCTCCACAATATCGTAGCAGCACTATCTTTGAGGATGCCACGCCAGAGTTAGTTAGGGACTTTTTCTGGGATGATGAGTTCCGATCAAATTGGGATGACATGCTTGCATCTTCTACAACTATAGAAGAGTGTCCCACCACAGGAACCATGATTGTGCAATGGATACGGAAG TTTCCCTTTTTCTGCAAAGATAGAGAGTACATAATTGGTCGTCGAATATGGGAATCCGGAAGATCATATTACTGTATCACAAAG GGAGTACCTTGTACTTCTGTCCCAAGGCGTGACACACCAAGGCGTGTTGACCTTTATTACTCAAGTTGGTGCATTCGAGCAG TGGAATCAAAAAGAGGTAATGGCCAGCTGACTGCTTGTGAGGTGCTTCTCTTCCATTATGAAGATATGGGCATCCCATGGGAACTTGCGAAGCTTGGAATACGGAAAGGAATGTGGGGAGCTGTCAAGAAGATTGAGCCTGGTTTTCGTGCCTACCAAAAAGCAAGAGCATCAGGTGCACCACTCTCTCAGCCAGCCTTTATGGCTCAGATCAACTCTAAAATAGGTCCACAGTACCTGAGATTCTTGGGAGAGACTGAAAATTTGTCAGAGACACAAATAGCATCAACATCTGACAAACCATCAGGGAGGAACATACCAAAGCTACTTATTTTTGGTGGGGCTATCATACTTGCTTGTAGTCTTGATCGGGGACTCTTGACTAAGGCAGTGATATTCGGAGTGGCCAGAAGGTTTGGAAATATAGGAAATAGATTGTAA
- the LOC142621342 gene encoding uncharacterized protein LOC142621342 isoform X1 encodes MLCSVPPGKSGSSWLDRLRSNKGFPTTSDDDQNNLDHFLLNHNPNPNPNPNPTDSTRSDSGSTQSDQQRFHRNSTHHQQQQQQQQQHKQMYSLMSNVLSELFFMDGVDGDDHIQSSKLSRKKFPRKQTNPKFLTSTTNTNTNNNNNTSPQYVTTPATASFDSNNSLKEVKENNVEEEEEEEEEKKMMKLKNNKKKEKRELVGYSRSEVTVIDTSFVGAWKSEKVVYRRKNVWKVRSFGRKRKRMNGGCDDDDDNDDDNDDPDDDEYENTGGVLKKMKVSGSESIAGSKEGQNPQNDVREEVYKERTNDLNQVPKKSRLPFPRSCGKSRKGGSSVILIKGLPTGKKNGEKVNSKCHKDTQR; translated from the exons atgcTCTGCTCGGTCCCACCCGGCAAGTCCGGCTCCAGCTGGCTCGACCGTCTCCGGTCCAACAAAGGTTTCCCGACAACCTCCGACGATGATCAAAACAACCTAGACCACTTCCTCCTCAACCAtaatccaaacccaaacccgAACCCGAATCCTACCGACTCCACTCGCTCCGACTCTGGCTCCACTCAGTCCGACCAACAACGATTCCACCGAAACAGTACtcatcatcaacaacagcaacaacaacaacaacaacacaaacaaatgTACAGTCTAATGAGCAATGTCTTGTCGGAGCTCTTCTTCATGGACGGTGTTGATGGTGACGATCACATCCAAAGCTCCAAACTTTCCAGGAAAAAGTTTCCCAGGAAACAAACAAACCCCAAATTCCTAACCTCaaccaccaacaccaacaccaacaacaacaacaacactagTCCCCAATACGTGACTACCCCAGCAACAGCGTCGTTTGATTCGAATAATAGTTTGAAGGAAGTGAAAGAAAATAAtgtggaggaagaagaagaagaggaggaggagaagaagatgatgaagttgaagaataataagaagaaggagaagagagagtTAGTGGGGTATTCGAGAAGTGAAGTGACGGTGATTGATACTAGTTTTGTTGGGGCGTGGAAGAGTGAGAAGGTTGTGTATAGGAGAAAGAATGTATGGAAAGTTAGGAGCTTTggaaggaagaggaagagaatgAATGGTGGGtgtgatgatgacgatgataatgatgatgataatgatgatccTGATGATGATGAATATGAAAATACTGGTGGGgttttgaagaaaatgaaagtTTCGGGTTCGGAGTCTATAGCAGGTTCCAAGGAA GGACAGAATCCTCAGAATGATGTGCGAGAAGAAGTTTATAAAGAAAGAACTAACGATCTTAACCAAGTCCCTAAAAAGAG CAGGTTGCCTTTTCCCAGATCATGCGGAAAATCAAGAAAAGGAGGCTCATCAGTTATCCTTATCAAAGGTCTCCCTACTGGcaagaaaaatggagaaaaagttAACAGCAAATGCCACAAGGACACTCAAAGATAA
- the LOC142618914 gene encoding transcription termination factor MTERF8, chloroplastic isoform X2 yields the protein MVALLTLFTNPILSSPSSSSSSSVTLLLHPPIPLTTVHFSLSSVSTFHPHEWFLKFSKASRNELKPLFPQLGLRPTKHISIHCSCINSPTNLHTDIGNLFPFFRELGLEDKETELVLDKNPTLALTSLDSIRARVRSLQSLRIDSLTLSYLIIKCPSVLTAEEIDPFICFVRDELENKIEPMQLKHLLTAADPRFLVAFDQKVKLLLDRGVPSEKIGYVLNHVKLAKAVCLRPIEEIDRTITFFSPYGGIDLIVRRPEILNYNLESQLIPRIGFLLDLSGGDKDATGNVVRRLPMILSYSVEHLEGHVEFLRSFAGLNNQQIFKIFLVFPSVVSASKERKLRPRIEFLKQCGLDSNDIFKFLIKAPLFLGLSFDNLNYKLVFLVKIGYKYRTRDMAMAMGSVTRTSCENLRKVIWLFLSYGLSYSDIVSMSTKHPQILQYNHSSLEEKMEYLIEDMGREVGELLAFPAFLGYKLDERIKVRYEAKKKITGEGMSINKLLTVSTKRFSTKKKEKKLLHAVENITCDEATCDVCKFPFYCISWCRQLQLGEYRKLR from the exons ATGGTTGCATTGCTCACTTTGTTCACAAACCCAATCctttcttctccatcttcttcttcttcttcttctgttacTCTTCTTCTACACCCTCCAATCCCTCTCACAACTGTTCACTTTTCACTCTCTTCAGTTTCAACTTTCCATCCCCATGAATGGTTCTTGAAGTTCAGTAAAGCCTCAAGAAACGAGCTCAAACCGCTATTTCCCCAACTGGGTCTTCGACCCACTAAACATATCTCAATCCATTGCAGTTGCATCAATTCCCCCACCAATCTTCACACTGATATAG GGAATCTCTTTCCATTCTTCAGAGAGCTTGGACTTGAAGATAAAGAAACTGAATTAGTCTTGGACAAAAACCCAACTCTTGCATTGACATCTTTGGATTCAATACGTGCTCGGGTTCGTTCTTTGCAATCACTTAGAATTGATAGCCTTACACTGAgttacttgattatcaaatgTCCTAGTGTGTTAACAGCTGAGGAAATTGATCCATTTATATGTTTTGTGCGTGATGAATTGGAAAATAAGATTGAGCCTATGCAGCTCAAGCACCTTTTGACTGCCGCAGATCCTAGATTCTTGGTGGCTTTTGATCAAAAGGTTAAATTGCTTCTTGATCGTGGAGTTCCGAGTGAAAAGATTGGTTATGTGCTCAACCACGTCAAGTTAGCTAAAGCAGTGTGTCTTAGGCCAATTGAAGAGATTGATAGGACCATTACTTTTTTTAGCCCATATGGTGGTATTGATTTGATTGTAAGGCGTCCGGAAATTCttaattataatttggaaaGTCAGTTGATACCTAGAATCGGGTTCCTTTTGGATCTTAGTGGGGGAGATAAGGATGCCACAGGGAATGTGGTGCGTAGGCTCCCAATGATTTTAAGTTACAGTGTGGAGCATTTGGAGGGCCATGTAGAGTTCTTGAGGTCGTTTGCTGGCCTAAATAATCAGcaaattttcaagatttttcttGTGTTCCCAAGTGTGGTTAGTGCTAGCAAAGAGCGGAAATTGCGTCCCAGGATAGAGTTTCTCAAGCAATGTGGGTTGGATTCCAACGATATTTTCAAGTTCTTGATCAAAGCTCCCTTGTTTCTAGGCCTTTCATTTGATAACCTCAATTATAAACTAGTGTTTTTGGTGAAGATTGGGTATAAATATAGGACAAGGGACATGGCAATGGCAATGGGATCTGTGACCAGAACAAGCTGTGAGAATTTGCGAAAGGTAATTTGGCTATTCTTGAGTTATGGGTTGTCTTACAGTGACATTGTTTCCATGAGCACGAAGCACCCACAGATACTGCAATACAATCATAGTTCTTTGGAGGAGAAGATGGAGTACTTGATAGAGGACATGGGTCGTGAAGTTGGAGAATTGTTGGCTTTTCCGGCGTTCCTTGGTTACAAGCTTGATGAGAGAATTAAGGTTAGGTATGAGGCAAAGAAGAAGATTACTGGAGAAGGAATGTCAATCAATAAGCTGTTAACTGTTTCAACTAAGAGATTCTCGacgaaaaagaaagagaaaaaattgcTACATGCGGTCGAGAATATAACTTGCGATGAAG CTACTTGTGATGTATGCAAATTCCCTTTTTACTGTATTAGCTGGTGCAGACAATTGCAACTTGGGGAGTACAGAAAATTGAGATGA
- the LOC142618259 gene encoding small ribosomal subunit protein uS11m, translated as MYCSSLLRRATAPSSYSLFASKPISLLPFYATRISHLTAPRSFSTGCVENILGGSHSSENYARGGLSGTSVLNFGLRNIKENVFVSPPYALSFQSYIHSSSQKDFETQRNSRSMNFVRGIIEEDGRDIMGTSQFPRYNVEQNADIVHIKMLRNNTFVTVTDSKGNIKCRASVGCVPEMKGGAKMSRYAAEATAEHVGRMSRNLGLKSVVMKVRGFTYFKKKRQAIMSWREGFTNSRGDRNPVVYIEDTTRRPHNGCRLPKKRRI; from the exons atGTATTGTTCCAGTCTTCTTCGCCGAGCCACTGCTCCTTCTTCTTATTCTCTCTTTGCATCCAAACCCATTTCACTTCTTCCATTCTATGCTACTAGAATTTCCCACCTCACTGCTCCCAGATCATTCTCTACAG GTTGTGTTGAGAATATTCTTGGTGGTTCCCATTCTTCTGAAAATTATGCAAGAGGGGGATTGTCAGGAACTTCAGTGCTGAATTTTGGTTTGAGgaacataaaagaaaatgtcTTTGTCTCTCCTCCATATGCTTTAAGCTTTCAGAGTTATATACATTCTTCCAGTCAGAAAGATTTTGAGACCCAGAGGAATTCTAGGTCTATGAACTTTGTTAGGGGAATTATAGAGGAAGATGGTAGGGACATCATGGGGACTTCTCAATTTCCTCGATATAATGTTGAGCAAAATGCTGATATTGTTCACATAAAGATGCTGCGTAACAATACATTTGTTACGGTGACAGATTCTAAAGGGAACATAAAATGTAGGGCCTCTGTAGGATGCGTGCCAGAAATGAAAGGTGGGGCAAAAATGTCTCGATATGCTGCTGAGGCAACTGCTGAACATGTGGGACGTATGTCACGAAATTTGGGGTTGAAGTCAGTTGTGATGAAGGTGAGGGGGTttacttattttaaaaagaagagGCAGGCAATCATGAGCTGGAGAGAGGGCTTCACCAACTCTCGAGGGGATCGGAATCCAGTTGTATACATTGAAGATACAACACGACGTCCCCATAATGGCTGCCGGCTCCCGAAAAAACGTCGTATTTAA
- the LOC142619418 gene encoding large ribosomal subunit protein P1-like, which yields MSTGELACTYASLLLHDDGIAITSEKIDTLVKAAGVSVESYWPSLFAKLAEKRSIDDLILNAGSGGAAAPVAVSAPAGGAVAAAAPAVEEKKEEVQEESDDDDLGFSLFD from the exons ATGTCTACCGGTGAGCTCGCTTGCACCTACGCCTCTTTGCTTCTCCATGACGATGGAATCGCAATCACT TCTGAGAAGATTGATACATTGGTGAAAGCGGCCGGAGTTTCAGTGGAGTCGTACTGGCCTAGCCTGTTTGCGAAGCTTGCAGAGAAGAGGAGCATTGATGACCTTATCCTGAATGCTGGTTCTGGTGGTGCTGCTGCTCCAGTTGCTGTTTCTGCCCCTGCTGGTGGTGCTGTTGCTGCAGCTGCTCCTGCTGTTGAGGAAAAGAAG GAAGAGGTACAGGAAGAGAGCGATGATGATGACTTGGGATTCAGTTTATTTGATTAG